In Cellvibrio polysaccharolyticus, a genomic segment contains:
- a CDS encoding symmetrical bis(5'-nucleosyl)-tetraphosphatase has translation MSTYAIGDIQGCYEPFRRLLDKIHFDPVKDTLWIAGDLVNRGPGSLEVMRFLFSIRDSVIAVLGNHDLHLLGVAYANRKPGKQDTLTDILLADDREELLTWLRHLKIMHSDAKLGYAMTHAGIPPQWSLTEAAGYARELEAALRSDQFPVFLKDMYGNQPDCWHESLSGTDRLRIITNYFTRMRFCRADGTLDLITKDSANEAPEGFIPWFAHPHRKTVNDQILFGHWAALEGKTDTPQVYALDTGCVWGGQLTAMRLEDKQIFSCGCDDV, from the coding sequence ATGAGTACCTATGCCATTGGCGATATTCAGGGTTGCTATGAACCCTTTCGCCGCCTGCTCGACAAAATTCATTTTGATCCGGTAAAAGATACCTTGTGGATTGCAGGTGACCTGGTCAATCGCGGACCCGGATCACTTGAGGTAATGCGATTTTTATTTTCAATTCGCGATTCGGTGATTGCGGTACTGGGCAATCACGATTTGCATTTGCTCGGTGTTGCCTACGCCAATCGCAAACCGGGCAAGCAGGATACCCTCACCGATATTTTACTCGCCGATGATCGCGAAGAATTACTGACCTGGTTGCGCCATCTGAAAATCATGCATAGCGATGCGAAGCTCGGTTACGCCATGACCCACGCCGGCATTCCTCCGCAATGGAGCCTCACCGAGGCGGCAGGTTACGCCCGCGAGTTGGAAGCGGCTTTGCGATCCGACCAGTTTCCTGTTTTTCTGAAAGACATGTATGGCAATCAGCCTGACTGCTGGCATGAATCGCTGAGCGGCACAGATCGCTTGAGGATCATTACCAATTACTTCACCCGCATGCGTTTTTGTCGTGCCGATGGCACGCTGGATTTGATCACCAAAGATTCTGCCAACGAAGCGCCGGAAGGCTTTATTCCCTGGTTCGCACACCCGCACCGTAAAACCGTCAACGATCAAATTTTATTCGGCCACTGGGCAGCATTGGAAGGAAAAACCGACACGCCACAGGTGTATGCACTGGATACCGGCTGTGTCTGGGGCGGGCAATTAACGGCGATGCGTCTTGAAGATAAACAAATTTTTTCTTGCGGGTGTGACGACGTCTGA
- a CDS encoding putative porin, with protein sequence MKKKILAASMLALLGSGAALAQPYQIEAGASLNHVDADHASSDTQFGAYGIYHFNQVQTANRPLAEAAFLQRSSNAYVRSSQDFDLIQAGAEFYIPDTIFYVAAELLRTDYDNSDHNNDWGVRAGVTPLEGLLVFTQYYDEVGYDFNVHAKYVMDLGYSNALNLEAGYTDFDHHNAVYVYGDYYFNRSFSAGVGYNDIHDNDAFTVRARNFFTPAIAGEAAFTKGNNFDQFTIGASIRF encoded by the coding sequence ATGAAAAAGAAAATTCTTGCCGCCAGCATGCTGGCGCTGTTGGGCTCAGGTGCCGCACTGGCACAGCCTTACCAAATCGAAGCGGGCGCGTCTTTAAACCATGTTGATGCGGATCACGCCAGTAGCGATACCCAATTCGGTGCTTACGGTATTTACCACTTCAACCAGGTGCAAACCGCCAATCGCCCACTGGCAGAAGCGGCCTTCCTGCAGCGTTCCAGCAACGCTTATGTGCGCAGCTCCCAGGATTTTGATCTGATTCAGGCCGGCGCCGAATTTTATATTCCTGACACCATTTTCTACGTAGCTGCTGAATTGCTGCGCACCGATTATGACAACAGCGACCACAACAACGATTGGGGCGTACGTGCCGGTGTAACGCCACTGGAAGGCCTGCTGGTTTTCACCCAGTACTATGATGAAGTCGGTTACGACTTTAACGTTCACGCCAAATATGTGATGGATCTGGGCTACAGCAACGCCCTGAACCTTGAAGCGGGTTATACCGATTTCGATCACCACAATGCGGTATACGTATACGGTGATTACTACTTCAATCGCAGCTTTAGCGCCGGTGTGGGCTATAACGATATTCATGACAACGATGCGTTTACTGTTCGTGCGCGCAACTTCTTCACCCCGGCAATTGCCGGTGAAGCAGCCTTCACCAAAGGTAACAATTTCGACCAGTTCACCATTGGCGCAAGCATCCGCTTCTAA
- a CDS encoding LysR family transcriptional regulator: MDIELLRTFLTVSQARHFGRAADQLFLTPAAVSARIRQLEQTLGVSLFHRTRGNIRLTEEGERLLPHAQKLQDAWTAAQRDLSLKPQSAPAIRIGCPPGLWHWLEPLLEKLRQIEDLQLTLETCSARDLHQHIVQQRLDVGLLLEAPLHDELRSSSARHKTLRLYRSEVSDDVGKTGFIQLDWGAIISSQLQHIAMPDSDYTIYANDPAVALQRMQTSPCMAWLPEDLAQLAASPAQVVETFEPLTLPVYIAYRSSASNNPLLQALLENSPT, translated from the coding sequence GTGGATATAGAGCTTCTTCGAACCTTCCTGACAGTTTCCCAGGCACGGCATTTTGGCCGGGCAGCGGATCAACTGTTTTTAACACCCGCCGCCGTGAGCGCCCGCATACGTCAACTGGAGCAAACGCTGGGGGTCAGCCTGTTTCATCGCACCCGTGGCAATATTCGCCTTACCGAAGAAGGAGAGCGGCTGCTGCCCCATGCGCAAAAGCTCCAAGACGCCTGGACCGCCGCGCAACGTGACCTGTCACTTAAGCCACAGTCAGCGCCGGCGATCCGCATCGGTTGCCCGCCGGGCTTATGGCATTGGCTGGAGCCCTTGCTGGAGAAACTGCGACAGATAGAAGATTTGCAATTAACGCTGGAAACCTGCTCCGCGCGCGACCTTCATCAACACATTGTGCAACAGCGGCTGGATGTAGGGCTGCTACTGGAAGCGCCGCTGCATGACGAGCTGCGCAGCAGTTCAGCCCGGCACAAAACGCTGCGCCTGTATCGTTCCGAAGTGAGCGACGATGTTGGTAAAACCGGTTTTATCCAATTGGACTGGGGTGCCATTATCTCCAGCCAGTTGCAACATATCGCCATGCCAGACAGCGATTACACCATCTATGCCAATGACCCGGCGGTAGCGCTGCAACGAATGCAAACCTCGCCTTGTATGGCCTGGTTACCGGAAGACCTGGCGCAACTGGCGGCCAGCCCGGCGCAAGTGGTAGAGACATTCGAACCACTGACCCTCCCCGTCTATATCGCTTATCGCTCGTCCGCGAGTAACAATCCGCTGCTGCAAGCCCTGCTGGAAAACAGCCCCACCTGA
- a CDS encoding PA3496 family putative envelope integrity protein: protein MTVDVEHSQSDSDLLNDVSIDVDDDEQPKLSGKEASQHTLEMRRKIEDRLERRRLKEQLGFDDLDF, encoded by the coding sequence ATGACTGTTGATGTTGAGCATTCTCAATCCGATTCCGATTTGTTGAATGATGTGAGCATTGATGTCGACGATGACGAGCAGCCGAAACTGAGCGGTAAAGAAGCCAGTCAGCATACGCTTGAAATGCGGCGAAAAATTGAAGACCGGCTGGAGCGCCGCCGTCTGAAAGAACAATTGGGGTTCGATGACCTGGATTTTTGA
- a CDS encoding ATP-dependent zinc protease family protein, giving the protein MTNTALPLVGWREWVFLHSFDGTPIKAKVDTGARTSALHAFQIDTFSRDNQLWVRFGLHPRQQDTDYVVTCEAPVKDRRQVTDSGGHKEMRYVIETLLSLDGQTFVTEVTLTDRENMRFRMLLGRTALKKRYLVDSGRSFILGGDQQQPPRIPIR; this is encoded by the coding sequence ATGACAAACACTGCCCTACCCCTCGTCGGCTGGCGAGAATGGGTTTTTCTGCACAGTTTTGATGGCACCCCTATCAAAGCCAAGGTAGACACAGGCGCTCGCACCAGCGCCCTGCACGCGTTTCAAATTGACACCTTCAGTAGAGATAATCAGCTCTGGGTGCGCTTTGGATTACACCCTCGCCAGCAAGACACCGACTACGTTGTGACGTGTGAAGCACCGGTAAAAGATCGCCGTCAGGTTACCGACTCGGGTGGTCACAAGGAAATGCGCTACGTCATTGAAACGCTGCTGTCACTTGATGGTCAAACCTTCGTCACAGAGGTGACATTGACTGATCGTGAAAATATGCGTTTCCGTATGTTGCTGGGGCGCACGGCACTGAAAAAACGCTATCTTGTCGATAGTGGCCGCTCATTTATTCTGGGCGGAGATCAACAACAGCCACCCCGAATACCAATCCGGTGA
- the rimK gene encoding 30S ribosomal protein S6--L-glutamate ligase → MKIAILSRNRRLYSTRRLVEAGTRRGHEVHVIDILKCYMDITSSSPAIWYMGSKLEGFDAVIPRIGASVTHYGLAVIRQFEMMGVYCLTESVALGRSRDKLRALQLLSRKGLGLPKTSFAYNVHDTRELIKLVGGTPLVLKLCEGTQGRGIVLAETPKAAESVIEAFRELRAEFLVQEFIKEAGGSDIRCLVIGNKIVASMQRTAQEGEFRSNLHRGGSASVTRLSPEERRTAIKAASTMGLHVAGVDLLRSHRGPLVMEVNSSPGLEGIEGTTGKDIADAIIAFTEEHARPNNNRTRGQG, encoded by the coding sequence ATGAAAATCGCTATTTTGTCGCGCAATCGGCGCCTGTATTCCACGCGCCGCCTGGTTGAAGCAGGAACCCGACGCGGCCACGAAGTCCATGTTATTGATATTTTAAAATGCTACATGGACATCACCTCCTCCAGCCCGGCTATCTGGTACATGGGCAGCAAGCTGGAAGGCTTTGATGCGGTGATTCCCCGCATCGGCGCATCGGTTACCCATTATGGCCTGGCGGTTATTCGCCAGTTTGAAATGATGGGCGTGTATTGCCTCACCGAATCCGTCGCGCTGGGGCGCTCACGGGATAAACTGCGCGCCCTGCAACTGCTTTCAAGAAAAGGCTTGGGGCTGCCGAAAACCAGCTTTGCCTACAATGTTCACGACACCCGCGAGCTGATTAAACTGGTGGGCGGAACACCGCTGGTATTGAAGCTGTGCGAAGGCACCCAGGGGCGCGGCATAGTGCTGGCAGAAACGCCCAAAGCGGCAGAAAGCGTGATCGAAGCCTTTCGTGAGCTGCGCGCTGAATTTCTGGTACAGGAATTTATTAAAGAGGCGGGTGGCAGCGACATACGCTGCCTGGTCATCGGCAACAAGATCGTGGCATCCATGCAGCGCACCGCACAGGAAGGCGAGTTTCGCTCCAACCTTCACCGCGGCGGCAGCGCCTCGGTAACCCGCCTGAGTCCGGAAGAGCGCCGCACCGCCATTAAAGCCGCGAGCACTATGGGGCTGCATGTTGCGGGTGTAGATTTATTGCGCTCCCATCGCGGGCCGCTGGTGATGGAAGTCAATTCATCGCCAGGCCTGGAAGGTATTGAAGGAACAACAGGCAAAGATATCGCCGATGCGATCATCGCTTTTACGGAAGAACACGCTCGCCCGAATAACAACCGCACCCGCGGCCAGGGCTGA
- a CDS encoding putative bifunctional diguanylate cyclase/phosphodiesterase translates to MPLRHNAVELIKKFQQLFSDLNHHQIAERLVKLVVMKPSISRVVLIVHRDHQFYVEAIACQRHPEALVTGISTPLSRLSNLPTQLIVDAFAAVETQFPDAAHWLATAGENTDIEPGAICLHPVLEKEKVTAVFYIESSACQSTLKNLVAELDPVWAFSSLLVRQINDMSRQQEQSDRFRLAEQALWASETYLHAILSFSPALISVKDLDGNVVLASEHFKQISTVGEQGIVGKNVFDIYPVDIARSIWEIDHTSQNYSQTSETEVELTHKDGSVHTYLLVKFPLRNKENKVFGVCTIGTDISERKLAEDALREQQSRLNYMAFHDSLTALPNRSLFYDRIFHGLARARRSSSKLALMLLDIDRFKIINDSLGHDSGDELLKAIAARLNEGVRDMDTVARLGGDEFVVVLEGIHDLDDVVFVANKLLVTLARPLEISGHEITTTVSIGVSVFPDDGADTDELLKNADIAMYKAKEAGKNNCQFYTRGMSASAVNYLLLENDLRRAVEQQQLILHYQPQIDLQTGEITGVEALVRWQHPERGLVSPALFIPLAEETGLIVPIGEWVLREACRQQKAWLDAGKKIGRMAVNLSPRQFRQKNFPGKVEAILRETRLSADYLELEITESCAMENASEAINQLNQLHQMGLYLAIDDFGTGYSSLAYLQRFPIQKLKIDSSFIHDIRDDQNDAAIARTIIGLARNLHLKVIAEGIETEYQADWLRQHGCDQGQGFLYAKPLTALQIEAHFHAGKFSFDGNVVSLDSVARATR, encoded by the coding sequence ATGCCACTTCGTCATAATGCCGTAGAGCTGATAAAAAAATTTCAGCAACTGTTCAGCGATTTGAATCACCATCAAATTGCCGAGCGGTTGGTTAAGCTGGTGGTGATGAAACCGTCCATCAGCAGAGTGGTATTGATTGTTCATCGCGATCACCAGTTTTATGTTGAAGCCATTGCTTGTCAGCGCCATCCGGAAGCCCTCGTTACCGGCATCAGTACGCCGCTCAGCCGTTTATCCAATCTTCCCACGCAACTGATTGTTGACGCTTTCGCCGCAGTTGAAACACAGTTTCCCGATGCCGCCCATTGGTTGGCAACTGCTGGTGAAAATACCGATATCGAGCCGGGCGCTATTTGCTTGCACCCGGTTCTTGAAAAAGAAAAAGTAACTGCTGTTTTTTATATCGAAAGCAGTGCCTGCCAATCCACGCTGAAAAATTTGGTTGCTGAACTGGATCCGGTATGGGCATTCAGCTCACTGCTGGTGCGACAAATCAATGATATGTCGCGTCAACAGGAACAAAGCGATCGTTTTCGCCTCGCCGAGCAAGCACTCTGGGCCAGTGAAACCTATCTGCACGCCATCCTCAGTTTCTCACCGGCACTGATTTCGGTAAAAGATCTGGATGGCAACGTGGTGCTGGCCAGTGAACATTTCAAACAAATATCGACAGTGGGCGAACAGGGCATTGTCGGGAAAAATGTTTTTGATATTTACCCTGTCGACATCGCCCGCTCTATCTGGGAAATTGACCACACCTCACAAAATTATTCGCAAACCTCTGAAACCGAGGTAGAGCTTACCCATAAAGACGGCAGTGTTCATACCTATTTATTGGTAAAGTTTCCTTTGCGCAACAAGGAAAATAAAGTGTTTGGCGTTTGTACCATAGGGACTGATATTTCCGAGCGCAAGCTGGCGGAAGACGCGTTGCGCGAACAGCAATCGCGATTGAATTACATGGCCTTTCACGATTCACTCACCGCATTGCCTAACCGCTCACTGTTTTATGACCGTATTTTTCACGGTTTGGCGCGGGCGCGTCGCAGCAGCAGTAAACTTGCTTTGATGTTGCTGGATATCGATCGCTTCAAAATTATTAATGACAGCCTGGGGCACGACTCGGGCGATGAGTTGTTAAAAGCCATTGCAGCACGCCTGAACGAAGGTGTTCGCGATATGGATACCGTTGCCCGTTTGGGTGGCGACGAATTTGTGGTGGTTCTTGAAGGCATCCATGATCTGGATGACGTCGTGTTTGTGGCGAATAAATTGCTGGTTACGCTGGCGCGCCCGCTTGAGATCAGTGGTCATGAAATTACTACCACCGTCAGTATTGGTGTCAGTGTTTTTCCGGATGACGGGGCGGATACCGACGAGCTGTTAAAAAATGCCGATATTGCCATGTACAAGGCAAAAGAAGCCGGCAAAAATAATTGTCAGTTTTATACCCGTGGCATGAGTGCTTCGGCGGTAAATTATTTGCTGCTGGAAAACGACCTGCGTCGCGCCGTAGAACAGCAGCAATTGATTTTGCATTACCAGCCGCAGATTGATTTGCAAACCGGTGAGATTACCGGCGTGGAAGCGCTGGTGCGCTGGCAGCACCCGGAGCGTGGTCTGGTTTCGCCAGCGCTGTTTATTCCGCTGGCAGAAGAAACCGGATTGATTGTGCCGATTGGCGAGTGGGTGTTGCGTGAAGCCTGTCGTCAGCAAAAAGCCTGGCTGGATGCCGGTAAGAAAATTGGCCGCATGGCGGTTAACCTGTCGCCGCGCCAATTCCGCCAGAAAAACTTCCCGGGCAAGGTAGAAGCGATTTTGCGCGAAACCCGTTTAAGTGCCGATTACCTTGAGCTGGAAATTACCGAAAGTTGTGCAATGGAAAACGCCAGCGAGGCCATCAACCAGTTGAATCAATTGCACCAAATGGGTCTGTATCTGGCGATTGATGATTTTGGCACAGGCTATTCTTCACTGGCCTATCTGCAGCGTTTTCCCATTCAGAAATTAAAAATCGATAGCAGCTTTATTCATGACATTCGCGATGATCAGAACGATGCGGCTATCGCCCGCACCATTATTGGCCTCGCTCGTAACTTGCATTTGAAGGTTATCGCAGAAGGGATTGAAACCGAGTATCAGGCTGACTGGTTGCGTCAGCATGGTTGCGATCAGGGGCAGGGCTTTTTGTACGCGAAACCGCTGACCGCATTGCAGATAGAAGCACATTTTCATGCCGGCAAATTTTCATTTGATGGCAATGTTGTCTCGCTGGATTCTGTGGCGCGCGCCACCCGTTAA
- the hisC gene encoding histidinol-phosphate transaminase: protein MSRYWSEMVRQLEPYVPGEQPQIDGLIKLNTNESPFPPSPTITALLNEELVERLRLYPDPESRRLKHTIAGYYSVNPEQVFVGNGSDEVLALLFMAFFKQDKPLLFPDITYSFYKVYCQLFGITAQTIPLRDDFSLNLDDYPPENGGIIFPNPNAPTAIGKPLAEIEALLERNRDSVVVVDEAYIDFGGETAISLVNRYPNLLVVQTLSKSRALAGLRLGFAVGAAELIHGLDRVKNSFNSYPIDRIAETAAIAAFDDEAYFVACCDKVIATREWTRQQLQALGFSVLPSQANFLFARPPVDAAALMAQLRENRILVRHFTASRIRDYLRITIGTDAQMETFISVLQQLLKK, encoded by the coding sequence ATGTCGCGTTACTGGAGTGAAATGGTTCGTCAGCTTGAGCCCTATGTGCCGGGTGAACAGCCGCAAATAGACGGGCTTATCAAACTGAATACCAACGAAAGCCCTTTCCCGCCCTCACCGACGATTACTGCGTTGCTGAATGAAGAGCTGGTTGAGCGCCTGCGTCTGTATCCGGACCCGGAATCGCGCCGACTCAAGCACACCATCGCCGGTTACTATTCCGTAAACCCTGAACAGGTTTTTGTGGGTAATGGCTCCGACGAGGTGCTGGCGCTGCTGTTTATGGCCTTCTTCAAGCAGGACAAACCGCTGCTGTTTCCGGATATCACCTATTCGTTTTACAAAGTTTACTGCCAGCTGTTTGGCATTACCGCGCAAACCATCCCCCTGCGTGATGACTTCAGCCTGAATCTGGATGATTATCCGCCGGAAAATGGCGGCATTATTTTCCCCAACCCCAACGCACCTACCGCGATTGGCAAACCGCTCGCCGAGATTGAAGCGCTGTTGGAGCGTAATCGCGATTCGGTGGTGGTGGTGGATGAAGCCTACATTGACTTCGGTGGTGAGACGGCTATTTCGCTGGTGAATCGCTATCCGAATCTGCTGGTGGTGCAAACCCTGTCCAAATCGCGCGCGCTGGCCGGGTTGCGACTGGGCTTTGCGGTGGGGGCGGCAGAACTTATTCACGGCCTTGATCGGGTTAAAAACTCATTTAACTCCTATCCCATTGACCGTATTGCCGAAACAGCCGCTATCGCCGCATTTGATGACGAGGCGTATTTTGTAGCCTGCTGTGACAAGGTCATTGCTACCCGTGAGTGGACCCGGCAACAACTGCAAGCGCTGGGCTTTTCGGTGCTGCCTTCACAGGCCAACTTTTTATTCGCCAGGCCGCCAGTCGATGCGGCGGCACTGATGGCGCAGTTGCGAGAAAATCGTATTCTGGTTCGCCATTTCACGGCGTCACGCATTCGCGATTATTTGCGAATTACCATTGGCACCGATGCCCAGATGGAAACCTTTATCAGCGTGTTACAGCAATTGTTGAAAAAGTAA
- a CDS encoding amino acid aminotransferase gives MFSSLPLLPADPILGLSVAYQQDTNPAKVDLGVGIYKNDAGETPVMAAVAAAEALRLRQENSKAYTHPAGYPGANAAVTRLAFGNNHPAADAGRIRTIQTPGGCGALRVAAELIQRARPSATIWVSTPTWANHIPLLGNAGLQLREYPYYDYQSHSIDFPAMLDALRKIPAGDLVLLHAACHNPSGADLSREQWQQVADVALERGFIPFIDMAYQGFGEGLEADSYGPRLLAERLPEVILAVSFSKNFGLYRERAGALSVVFRDSSEADAGLSQLLSVTRALYSMPPAHGSAIIDIILHSDELTRQWQEELDTMRNRISGLRQNLVTSLNAIQQQVDFSFIARERGMFSFLGLNRDQVLQLRRDYSIYMTDNSRISIAGLRNDKLDYVAQAIKSILAS, from the coding sequence ATGTTTTCCAGTTTGCCGCTGTTACCTGCCGACCCCATTCTCGGATTAAGTGTTGCTTACCAACAGGATACCAACCCCGCCAAAGTCGATTTGGGTGTAGGCATTTACAAAAATGATGCTGGCGAAACACCCGTGATGGCTGCGGTTGCAGCTGCAGAAGCCCTGCGCTTGCGCCAGGAAAACTCCAAAGCTTACACCCATCCGGCCGGTTATCCCGGCGCCAACGCTGCGGTAACGCGCCTTGCGTTTGGTAATAACCACCCCGCGGCAGACGCCGGGCGTATTCGCACCATCCAGACACCGGGCGGTTGTGGCGCCTTGCGGGTGGCCGCCGAGCTGATTCAGCGGGCGCGCCCTTCGGCCACTATCTGGGTCAGCACGCCCACCTGGGCCAATCATATTCCGCTGCTCGGTAATGCCGGCTTGCAGTTGCGCGAATACCCTTACTACGACTACCAGAGCCATAGCATTGATTTCCCCGCTATGCTCGATGCGCTGCGTAAAATTCCTGCGGGCGACCTGGTGTTGCTACACGCCGCCTGCCATAACCCGTCCGGCGCAGACCTCTCCCGTGAGCAGTGGCAGCAGGTTGCTGACGTAGCGCTGGAGCGCGGTTTTATCCCGTTTATTGATATGGCCTACCAGGGTTTTGGCGAAGGCCTCGAAGCCGACAGCTACGGCCCACGCCTGCTGGCCGAGCGCTTGCCCGAAGTGATTCTGGCGGTTTCCTTTTCCAAGAACTTTGGCCTCTACCGTGAACGTGCCGGTGCACTGAGCGTTGTCTTCCGCGATAGCAGCGAGGCTGACGCTGGCTTGTCGCAACTGCTGAGCGTTACCCGCGCACTCTATTCCATGCCGCCGGCCCATGGCAGTGCGATTATCGACATCATCCTGCACAGCGACGAACTCACCCGCCAGTGGCAGGAAGAACTGGACACCATGCGCAACCGCATCAGCGGATTACGGCAAAACCTGGTGACATCCCTCAATGCCATCCAGCAGCAGGTCGATTTTTCGTTTATCGCCCGCGAGCGCGGCATGTTCTCGTTCCTCGGGCTGAATCGCGACCAGGTATTGCAACTGCGCCGCGACTACAGCATCTACATGACCGACAACAGCCGTATCAGCATCGCCGGTTTGCGCAATGACAAGCTGGATTATGTCGCTCAGGCCATTAAATCCATACTGGCGTCCTGA
- the hemL gene encoding glutamate-1-semialdehyde 2,1-aminomutase, producing MTRSEDLFIEAGKVIPGGVNSPVRAFKAVGGTPIFFEKALGAYTWDVDGNRYIDYVQSWGPMILGHAHPEVIEAVIAKARYGLSFGAPTEGETTLAEKLCKRIPNMEMVRFVSSGTEATMSAIRLARAFTGRDNIIKFEGCYHGHSDSLLIKAGSGALTLGVPSSPGVPAVLADHTITLNYNDAEQIRECFAKQGETIACIIVEPVAGNMNCVPPVPGFLETLRELCDQYGSLLIFDEVMTGFRVHPGGAQQHYGVDADLITLGKVIGGGMPVGAFGGRRPIMEMVAPSGPVYQAGTLSGNPVAMAAGLKTLELLEQPDLYARVFAHTTQLTQGLQTLADEFGIPFTTNHVGSMFGFFFSEEKSITNFKQVMACDIPRFNRFFHELLKRGVYLAPASYEAGFMSAAHTEADINETLSKAREAFARL from the coding sequence ATGACTCGTTCTGAAGATTTATTTATTGAAGCGGGAAAAGTCATTCCCGGCGGTGTTAACTCACCGGTACGCGCCTTCAAAGCCGTTGGCGGTACACCGATATTTTTCGAAAAAGCGCTGGGTGCTTACACCTGGGATGTAGATGGCAACCGCTATATTGATTATGTGCAATCCTGGGGGCCGATGATTCTTGGCCACGCCCACCCGGAAGTGATTGAAGCGGTTATCGCCAAAGCGCGCTACGGTTTGAGTTTCGGCGCCCCTACCGAAGGTGAAACCACTTTGGCAGAGAAACTTTGCAAACGCATTCCCAATATGGAAATGGTGCGTTTTGTCAGCTCGGGCACCGAAGCGACCATGAGCGCGATCCGTCTCGCGCGCGCTTTTACCGGCCGCGATAACATCATTAAATTTGAAGGTTGTTACCATGGTCATTCGGATTCCCTGTTGATCAAGGCCGGCTCTGGCGCTTTGACTCTTGGTGTTCCCAGCTCACCTGGCGTACCTGCGGTATTAGCCGACCACACCATCACGCTGAACTACAACGACGCCGAGCAAATTCGCGAATGCTTTGCCAAACAGGGCGAAACCATCGCCTGTATTATTGTTGAGCCGGTAGCGGGCAACATGAATTGCGTGCCGCCAGTACCCGGTTTTCTGGAAACCTTGCGTGAGCTGTGTGACCAGTATGGCAGCCTGTTAATTTTTGACGAAGTGATGACCGGTTTCCGCGTACACCCGGGCGGGGCGCAGCAACATTACGGCGTTGATGCCGACCTGATTACCCTGGGCAAGGTGATTGGTGGCGGTATGCCTGTGGGTGCTTTTGGCGGCCGCCGTCCGATTATGGAAATGGTGGCGCCCTCCGGCCCGGTTTACCAGGCGGGCACGCTGTCCGGCAACCCGGTTGCCATGGCGGCGGGTTTGAAAACCCTGGAGTTGCTGGAACAACCCGACCTTTATGCGCGTGTATTTGCCCATACCACCCAACTGACACAAGGCTTGCAAACCCTGGCGGATGAATTCGGCATTCCGTTTACCACCAACCATGTTGGCAGTATGTTCGGTTTCTTTTTCAGCGAAGAAAAATCCATCACCAACTTCAAACAAGTAATGGCCTGCGATATTCCCCGCTTCAACCGTTTCTTCCACGAATTGCTGAAACGTGGTGTTTATCTGGCACCGGCATCTTACGAAGCCGGTTTTATGTCAGCCGCGCACACCGAAGCGGATATCAATGAAACCCTGAGCAAAGCGAGAGAAGCTTTCGCCCGCCTGTAA